A genomic stretch from Ureibacillus composti includes:
- a CDS encoding stage II sporulation protein P: MLKKLKVLSVFLFFFFMLPIIAGQLPFPNNEKLVHPKEKAEEKPVVYAASSETVTATDVAPNYNPFEVLFVFTHSHETYKPVMKNANGTVAVYDDQTNLFSMQKTMADYFRLNGLTATTLDVDVMKLLKQNGAQMYQAYATVRPYLSKEIKQKKYDLILDIHRDSLPGAKTTIKHNEVNYAKVAFVIGAENPNYKANLSNANALNSSLNSIVPGISRGIIEKKGEGVDGVYNQDLAKEILLIEIGGPDNTEDEVYRTISILAQAIAKTFANPELAS; the protein is encoded by the coding sequence ATGTTAAAAAAATTAAAAGTATTATCTGTTTTTCTATTCTTCTTTTTTATGTTGCCTATAATTGCAGGACAATTGCCTTTTCCGAATAACGAAAAATTAGTGCATCCTAAAGAGAAAGCTGAAGAAAAGCCAGTCGTTTATGCAGCAAGCAGTGAAACAGTTACGGCTACAGATGTAGCACCAAATTATAATCCATTTGAAGTGTTATTTGTCTTTACACATTCTCACGAAACGTATAAACCGGTCATGAAAAATGCCAATGGAACAGTTGCAGTTTACGATGATCAGACGAATCTTTTCTCCATGCAAAAGACGATGGCAGATTATTTCCGCTTGAACGGTTTAACGGCAACCACATTGGATGTCGATGTAATGAAGTTGCTAAAACAAAATGGTGCACAGATGTACCAGGCATACGCTACAGTTAGACCTTACCTTAGTAAAGAAATAAAGCAAAAAAAATATGATTTAATTCTAGATATTCATCGAGATTCCTTACCGGGAGCAAAAACGACAATTAAGCACAATGAAGTTAATTATGCGAAGGTAGCATTTGTTATTGGAGCAGAAAATCCAAATTACAAGGCGAATTTAAGTAATGCGAATGCATTGAATAGTTCACTAAATAGTATTGTTCCAGGAATTTCACGTGGAATTATTGAGAAAAAAGGCGAAGGTGTTGACGGTGTATACAATCAAGATTTGGCTAAAGAAATACTATTAATTGAAATTGGTGGACCCGATAATACCGAAGATGAAGTATACCGCACAATATCCATTCTAGCCCAAGCGATTGCAAAAACATTTGCGAATCCAGAATTAGCATCTTAA
- the gpr gene encoding GPR endopeptidase, with protein MAEVNWSRTDLIDEADEVVAHQTKQQKEKLKDSNGVLIEEIKENRVKITKVIVDKQGQEEIGKKEGTYITLSVPTLNIDDDIGFKQLETAFMKYLNDIHKGITLGEDDKVLVIGLGNKTITPDAVGPFAIDSMQIEQLDHPNEHLIMYAPGVTGQTGFETSDFVHALTEKIKPALVIVIDALATRGSDRLCKTIQITNTGIHPGSGVGNQRAEISKEVLGVPVTAIGIPTVVDATVIIADAVEKVFRSIAAKIHEKDKPSRKLSVTSWQPDPNERIDFSVLKPIFGEWSTWSQNDRLQLFQEVLSSHPERLIVTPKEVDIWINKYSYLISSGLFKWVNKTAK; from the coding sequence ATGGCAGAAGTAAATTGGAGCAGAACCGATCTTATTGATGAAGCAGATGAGGTTGTTGCCCACCAGACGAAACAGCAAAAAGAGAAATTAAAAGATTCAAATGGCGTTTTGATTGAAGAGATTAAAGAGAATCGAGTCAAAATTACGAAAGTCATTGTCGACAAACAAGGACAAGAAGAGATAGGAAAAAAAGAAGGTACTTATATAACTCTCTCAGTTCCCACTTTAAATATCGATGATGATATAGGCTTTAAACAGTTAGAAACTGCATTTATGAAATATTTAAATGATATTCATAAAGGGATCACACTAGGAGAAGACGATAAAGTTCTAGTAATTGGACTAGGAAATAAAACAATTACACCAGACGCAGTTGGTCCATTTGCAATTGATTCAATGCAAATTGAACAATTAGACCATCCGAATGAACACCTAATAATGTACGCTCCAGGTGTTACAGGACAAACAGGGTTTGAAACAAGTGACTTTGTACATGCATTGACAGAAAAAATTAAACCCGCATTAGTAATTGTCATTGATGCACTTGCAACTAGGGGAAGTGATCGTTTGTGTAAAACGATTCAAATTACTAATACTGGTATTCATCCGGGATCCGGTGTTGGCAATCAAAGAGCAGAAATATCGAAGGAAGTATTAGGCGTACCTGTTACAGCAATTGGGATTCCAACAGTTGTTGATGCAACAGTCATTATCGCGGATGCTGTCGAAAAAGTTTTTCGCTCTATTGCGGCAAAAATTCATGAGAAAGATAAGCCTTCTCGAAAGTTATCTGTTACATCTTGGCAACCTGATCCGAATGAAAGAATTGATTTTAGTGTATTAAAACCAATATTTGGTGAGTGGTCAACCTGGTCTCAGAATGACCGACTTCAACTTTTCCAAGAAGTTCTGTCTTCTCATCCAGAAAGGCTAATTGTTACGCCGAAAGAAGTCGATATATGGATTAATAAGTACTCTTATCTAATTAGTTCAGGGTTATTTAAATGGGTTAACAAAACAGCAAAATAA
- the rpsT gene encoding 30S ribosomal protein S20, which yields MPNIKSAIKRVKVAEKANAANSQAKSAMRTTVKKAEQALANNAENAQELVVAASKALDKAASKGLIHKNAAARKKSRLAQKAN from the coding sequence ATGCCAAATATTAAATCTGCAATTAAACGTGTAAAAGTTGCTGAAAAAGCAAACGCAGCTAATTCACAAGCTAAATCTGCAATGCGTACAACTGTTAAAAAAGCTGAACAAGCTTTAGCTAACAACGCTGAAAACGCACAAGAATTAGTAGTAGCTGCTTCTAAAGCTCTTGATAAAGCAGCTTCTAAAGGTCTTATCCACAAAAACGCTGCAGCTCGCAAAAAATCACGTCTTGCTCAAAAAGCAAACTAA
- the holA gene encoding DNA polymerase III subunit delta, with protein sequence MFDKIWRNIKNGQIAPVYCIVGEESYFIDETINRLKSALTVNEELEMMTFDLEESPVDLVIDEADTFPFFTERKLVIAKNALFLKATEKGKEKIDHDLKRLELWLDHPSDFAVTVFIAPYEKLDERKKITKAMKQKSVVLNAETLNENDLSVWIRNAVDAYGKTISNEAVDKLVEMVGANMLQLQMEIEKICLYLGQDEKQITDNLVQDLVAKTLEHDAFKMLNAYLEHNNTEALKIYHDLLRQKQEPIMLVGLLSSNIRTMNNVYYLQKKGYHPTQIAKNLKIHPYRVKLMVENRKRPSEENILKALQKLSEIDLQLKSTGGNRERLLEMFLLKKL encoded by the coding sequence ATGTTTGATAAGATTTGGAGAAACATTAAAAATGGTCAAATAGCTCCAGTATATTGTATTGTTGGCGAAGAATCATATTTTATTGATGAAACCATAAATAGATTAAAAAGTGCATTAACAGTTAATGAAGAACTTGAAATGATGACGTTTGACTTAGAAGAATCACCAGTTGATTTGGTTATAGACGAAGCAGATACGTTTCCATTTTTTACAGAACGAAAGTTGGTAATTGCAAAGAATGCTCTTTTTTTAAAAGCTACAGAAAAGGGAAAAGAAAAGATTGACCATGATTTAAAAAGACTTGAACTTTGGCTTGATCATCCTTCTGACTTTGCAGTTACTGTTTTTATTGCACCTTATGAAAAATTAGATGAGCGTAAAAAAATTACAAAAGCAATGAAACAAAAAAGTGTGGTGTTAAACGCTGAAACATTAAACGAAAATGATTTATCTGTCTGGATCCGTAATGCAGTAGATGCTTATGGTAAAACAATTTCCAATGAAGCGGTCGATAAATTAGTCGAAATGGTTGGCGCCAATATGTTGCAATTGCAAATGGAAATTGAGAAGATTTGTCTATATTTAGGTCAAGATGAGAAGCAGATTACTGACAATTTAGTGCAAGATTTAGTTGCTAAAACATTAGAGCATGATGCTTTTAAAATGTTGAATGCATATTTAGAACATAATAATACAGAAGCACTTAAAATTTATCATGATCTATTACGACAAAAACAGGAACCCATCATGCTTGTTGGGTTACTTTCCTCAAACATTAGAACGATGAACAATGTTTATTATTTGCAGAAAAAAGGTTATCATCCTACTCAAATCGCAAAAAATTTAAAGATTCATCCTTACCGTGTGAAGTTAATGGTTGAAAATCGAAAACGGCCAAGTGAAGAAAACATCTTAAAGGCTCTTCAAAAATTGTCAGAAATTGATTTACAATTAAAGTCAACTGGCGGGAATAGAGAGCGGTTGTTAGAGATGTTTTTGTTGAAGAAGCTTTAA
- a CDS encoding YqzM family protein, translating to MGHQNDNFVTHNPFEGKNGASMRNDAIDAGVGFGVSFVFFAIMFIIATIIDAAA from the coding sequence ATGGGACATCAAAACGATAACTTTGTAACACATAATCCATTTGAAGGTAAAAATGGAGCTTCTATGCGTAACGATGCAATCGATGCTGGCGTTGGGTTTGGAGTATCATTTGTATTCTTTGCAATAATGTTTATCATTGCAACAATAATCGATGCTGCCGCTTAA
- a CDS encoding DNA internalization-related competence protein ComEC/Rec2: protein MIYLIKFFTHKTLFYALSILVAAIAAHESARLLMLLGLLVLYCIYKRIENFHIISISVLGLVAFFYFSILLKDLNKPLELPTVLTWTGEYKINGSKLRGFMEDDEGRKVYVLFEFKSEEEKRSYQSIPLVGQQYIVEGVVVEPSKPPHKYAFSMENYLKGKGAKGILEISNWSFVKTKTSFSQRISSHRYKLIKHIESTFPHTLAAEAQALLIGYQEQVDLETTRAYQILGITHLFAISGLHIAIVSFMFFQGLLRLRVRREIAIIVLIVILPIYAILAGGTPSVWRSVLMVELVLLIRYKSRLTVDDALCVSFICFVLLEPWSIYQVGFQLSYLATAALIFSSHIINRFSSWIVQSFIITFVCQLLVYPLLLFHFYEMSISSFIVNIPFVPLFSFIILPINILLLVLTFLPGPFASILFWLYEPCRFFITKLIEVLQSLPYQLWNPGKPSLFLLTIAFVGVFITFYLLDIREKWYKVVISLLFPILCLHFSGKVFNELKISFINVGQGDSILIELPFQKEVVLIDTGGLLRFQQEDWKMSTPPYEVGRQIVVPYLKGKGINVIDKLIITHADADHVEGAEEILKEIKVDEIHISPGSFKKEIMDDLIREAVKQQIPIKEQLSLNHWKVQNVTFQYVWPEETVYEGNNDSLVLYIKKGDFDALFTGDLEKEGEYELISKLPELKNIDLLKAGHHGSKTSSTEEFIKQLSPSLTVFSAGENNRYGHPSEEVMERFNQLELSSLVTGEVGTIEIKVEEEHLKLETTYTREIQ, encoded by the coding sequence ATGATTTATTTGATAAAATTCTTTACACATAAAACGTTATTCTATGCCTTGTCGATTTTAGTTGCCGCAATTGCAGCCCACGAATCGGCGAGGCTTTTAATGTTACTAGGATTACTTGTTTTATATTGCATTTATAAGAGAATAGAAAACTTCCATATCATCAGCATAAGTGTTCTAGGATTGGTTGCATTTTTCTATTTTTCAATTCTTTTAAAGGACTTGAATAAGCCGTTAGAATTACCTACAGTATTAACATGGACAGGTGAATATAAAATAAATGGATCTAAATTGCGTGGGTTTATGGAGGATGATGAAGGAAGAAAAGTATATGTTCTTTTTGAGTTTAAGTCTGAAGAAGAAAAACGTTCCTATCAATCTATCCCATTAGTTGGGCAACAGTACATTGTAGAAGGAGTAGTTGTTGAACCGTCAAAGCCCCCACATAAATATGCATTTTCCATGGAGAATTATTTAAAAGGTAAAGGTGCAAAAGGAATATTAGAAATTTCTAATTGGAGTTTTGTGAAAACGAAAACATCATTCTCCCAACGAATTAGTAGCCACCGCTATAAATTAATCAAACATATAGAATCTACTTTTCCTCACACACTGGCTGCGGAAGCGCAGGCACTCTTAATTGGCTATCAGGAACAAGTGGATCTTGAGACAACTAGGGCCTATCAAATATTAGGTATTACACATTTATTTGCGATCTCAGGCCTTCATATTGCTATCGTTTCTTTTATGTTTTTCCAAGGACTGTTAAGGTTACGTGTTCGCCGTGAAATTGCTATCATTGTGTTAATTGTAATTTTGCCTATTTATGCAATTCTAGCAGGTGGTACCCCTTCTGTATGGCGATCTGTGCTAATGGTTGAGTTAGTTCTTCTAATTAGGTATAAAAGCCGCCTAACGGTCGATGATGCCCTCTGTGTAAGTTTTATATGTTTTGTATTATTAGAGCCTTGGTCAATTTACCAAGTAGGTTTTCAACTTTCTTATTTGGCAACAGCAGCTTTGATCTTTTCTAGTCATATTATTAATCGATTTTCCTCTTGGATTGTTCAATCTTTTATTATTACTTTTGTTTGTCAATTACTCGTTTACCCTCTGCTACTTTTTCACTTTTATGAAATGAGTATCTCTTCTTTTATTGTAAATATCCCATTTGTTCCACTTTTTTCATTTATTATCCTTCCTATAAATATCTTGTTACTTGTTCTTACATTTTTACCTGGTCCATTCGCATCCATCCTGTTTTGGTTATATGAGCCTTGTCGTTTTTTCATTACAAAGTTAATTGAGGTTTTACAATCGTTACCTTATCAGTTGTGGAATCCAGGAAAGCCATCACTTTTTCTATTAACTATAGCTTTTGTAGGGGTTTTTATAACCTTTTATTTACTAGATATACGTGAAAAATGGTACAAAGTCGTAATATCATTACTATTTCCAATATTATGTTTGCATTTTAGTGGGAAAGTATTTAACGAATTGAAAATCTCATTTATTAATGTAGGACAGGGTGACAGTATACTCATTGAGTTACCCTTTCAAAAAGAAGTAGTTTTAATTGATACAGGAGGGTTACTTCGTTTTCAACAAGAGGACTGGAAAATGTCAACTCCCCCTTATGAAGTTGGTCGACAAATTGTTGTTCCTTATTTAAAAGGAAAGGGAATTAATGTAATTGACAAACTAATAATTACACACGCTGATGCAGATCATGTTGAAGGAGCAGAAGAAATTCTAAAAGAAATAAAGGTAGATGAAATTCATATTTCACCGGGTTCATTTAAGAAAGAGATCATGGACGATTTAATTAGAGAAGCAGTTAAACAGCAAATACCTATTAAAGAACAACTGTCGTTAAATCATTGGAAGGTTCAAAATGTTACTTTTCAATATGTTTGGCCTGAAGAAACAGTATATGAAGGTAATAACGATTCACTTGTTTTGTATATTAAGAAAGGTGATTTTGATGCGTTATTCACAGGGGACTTAGAAAAAGAGGGGGAATATGAACTTATAAGTAAGTTACCTGAATTAAAGAATATCGATTTACTAAAGGCAGGACATCATGGCAGTAAAACATCTAGTACTGAGGAATTTATAAAACAATTAAGCCCTTCGTTAACGGTTTTTAGCGCGGGTGAAAATAATCGATATGGGCATCCAAGTGAAGAAGTTATGGAGCGATTTAATCAATTAGAATTATCTTCTCTTGTAACGGGAGAAGTGGGGACGATTGAAATAAAAGTAGAAGAAGAACATTTGAAACTAGAAACGACTTATACGAGAGAAATCCAATAA
- a CDS encoding helix-hairpin-helix domain-containing protein, translating into MEKRCCSPGILCLLILFYFSLQHKDSSKTTEELITTIPQVNEQTKQLSNDQTNNELNEIGSNKQVIVDVKGAVKFPGVYQLTSEERVIDAITYAGGYLEEAETRYINHAQKLLDEMVIYIPKKGESLDEMQSIGEGVHSISFDSNSTPTSGELVNLNTADETALSTLPGIGPSKAQAILAYRDEIGSFKSIEELKNVSGIGEKTFEKLKDSIVVN; encoded by the coding sequence ATGGAAAAAAGATGCTGTTCCCCAGGCATTCTTTGTTTATTAATCCTCTTTTATTTTTCCCTTCAACACAAAGACTCATCTAAAACCACTGAAGAGTTAATCACAACAATTCCACAAGTTAATGAACAAACTAAACAATTGAGTAATGATCAAACGAATAATGAACTAAATGAAATTGGTTCAAATAAACAGGTAATTGTCGATGTTAAAGGTGCTGTAAAATTCCCTGGAGTCTATCAATTAACGTCAGAGGAAAGAGTGATCGACGCCATCACTTATGCTGGTGGTTATTTAGAAGAGGCGGAAACACGTTATATTAATCATGCGCAAAAATTACTAGATGAAATGGTCATCTATATACCTAAAAAAGGGGAGAGCCTTGATGAAATGCAATCTATTGGAGAAGGGGTTCATTCTATATCATTTGATTCGAACTCAACTCCCACATCAGGCGAGCTAGTGAATTTAAATACGGCGGATGAAACGGCTCTCTCTACATTACCAGGAATTGGTCCTTCTAAAGCTCAGGCAATATTGGCATATCGTGATGAAATTGGCTCTTTTAAATCAATCGAGGAATTAAAAAATGTCTCTGGAATCGGTGAAAAAACGTTTGAGAAATTGAAAGATTCTATCGTTGTTAATTAA
- a CDS encoding class I SAM-dependent methyltransferase: MSSYGRFADFYDELMQDIPYEKYVEWVVNHAPCEHYSNLLDVGCGTGTLALMFHRQGYQVSGIDLSEEMLSVAYARGQELGVSIPFFAMSMDELEGFADLDVIVIPIDSINYLQKETAVYETLKRMYNALRDGGQLFFDVHSLFKMNEIFMSGPFTYDDGELLYVWHTEEGEEVHSVFHQMTFFALDEKSGLFERFDEEHYQRTFPIKTYVNWLKEVGFSHIEITSDFTDDVPTEYSERIFFRAVK; encoded by the coding sequence ATGAGCAGTTACGGAAGATTTGCTGATTTTTACGATGAACTTATGCAAGATATCCCTTATGAGAAATATGTTGAATGGGTTGTAAACCATGCACCATGTGAGCATTATTCCAACCTTTTAGATGTTGGTTGTGGCACAGGGACTCTTGCATTAATGTTTCATAGACAAGGTTATCAAGTGAGTGGCATTGATCTATCTGAAGAAATGCTTAGTGTTGCGTATGCAAGGGGACAAGAGCTTGGGGTTTCAATCCCATTTTTTGCGATGTCAATGGATGAACTAGAAGGTTTTGCTGATCTAGATGTTATTGTAATTCCAATTGATTCAATCAACTACTTACAAAAAGAAACTGCAGTTTACGAAACACTAAAGCGTATGTATAACGCTTTACGAGATGGTGGTCAATTATTTTTTGATGTACACTCTCTTTTTAAAATGAATGAGATTTTTATGTCGGGCCCTTTTACATATGATGATGGTGAATTATTGTATGTTTGGCATACAGAAGAAGGGGAAGAGGTTCATTCTGTTTTTCATCAAATGACATTCTTTGCTTTAGACGAAAAATCTGGTCTATTTGAACGTTTTGATGAAGAACATTATCAACGAACTTTTCCAATAAAAACCTATGTAAATTGGCTAAAAGAAGTTGGATTTTCACATATAGAAATTACTTCTGATTTTACAGATGATGTGCCAACCGAATATAGTGAAAGAATATTTTTCAGAGCAGTAAAATAA
- the rsfS gene encoding ribosome silencing factor, with the protein MTENEKLLQIAYKAIDDKHGEDIVVLNMQGISLLADYFIICHANSDRQTQAIAREVQEKAQENGYNVKRVEGFDSARWILVDLGDVVAHIFHKDERVFYNLERLWGDAPQLDAPSYE; encoded by the coding sequence ATGACCGAAAACGAAAAATTACTACAAATTGCTTATAAAGCGATTGATGATAAACATGGAGAAGATATTGTTGTATTAAATATGCAAGGTATATCTCTTTTAGCTGATTATTTCATTATTTGTCATGCTAATTCAGATCGACAAACACAAGCGATTGCACGCGAAGTGCAAGAGAAAGCACAAGAAAATGGTTATAATGTGAAACGAGTAGAAGGTTTTGATTCTGCACGTTGGATTTTAGTTGATTTAGGTGACGTCGTAGCTCATATTTTCCATAAAGATGAGCGAGTATTTTATAATTTAGAGCGACTTTGGGGAGATGCTCCTCAATTAGATGCGCCATCGTACGAATAA
- the yqeK gene encoding bis(5'-nucleosyl)-tetraphosphatase (symmetrical) YqeK produces MGRDEYLAAIKPRMPEKRYIHTIGVMETAIYLAQKYGENVNSAETAAILHDIAKYADEDWMLQIVEEHKLDPRLCDWGSEILHGPVGAWIAETEFNIHDKDILNSIRFHTTGRAEMSNLEKIIYIADMIEPNRKFDGVEKLRKKAEVDLNKAMRACICHSIAFLVHSKQPIFPVSIECYNDVISSDTTA; encoded by the coding sequence ATGGGACGCGATGAATACTTAGCTGCAATTAAACCACGAATGCCCGAAAAAAGATACATTCATACAATTGGTGTCATGGAAACGGCAATCTATCTTGCTCAGAAATATGGGGAGAATGTAAATTCCGCTGAAACTGCAGCCATCTTACATGACATTGCAAAATATGCTGATGAAGATTGGATGCTTCAAATTGTTGAAGAACATAAATTAGACCCAAGACTATGTGATTGGGGTTCTGAAATATTACATGGCCCAGTTGGTGCTTGGATTGCTGAAACTGAATTCAATATCCATGATAAAGACATACTAAACTCAATTCGATTTCATACTACAGGTCGGGCTGAGATGTCAAATTTAGAAAAAATTATTTATATAGCAGATATGATCGAACCGAACAGGAAATTTGATGGAGTTGAAAAATTGCGTAAAAAGGCAGAGGTTGATTTGAATAAGGCGATGCGTGCATGTATTTGTCATTCAATAGCCTTCTTAGTACACTCAAAGCAACCAATTTTCCCGGTATCGATCGAGTGCTACAATGATGTTATTTCGTCCGATACTACAGCTTAA
- a CDS encoding nicotinate-nucleotide adenylyltransferase: MKKVGIIGGTFNPPHIGHLIMANEAYYALQLDEVRFMPNAIAPHKLMRDDASMENRLKMVELATKSYPYFKVERIELERGGISYTYHTMVALCERESDVEFYFIIGGDMIDSLHTWHEIDKLSKIVRFIGFKRPGTKAENKFDVTMVEAPEIDLSSTLIRNRFRTGGTLKFLLPEEVETYIRKEGLYGTR; encoded by the coding sequence ATGAAAAAGGTTGGCATTATCGGAGGTACATTTAATCCTCCTCATATCGGACATTTAATTATGGCGAATGAAGCATATTATGCATTACAGCTTGATGAAGTCCGATTTATGCCAAATGCTATTGCACCACACAAGCTAATGAGAGATGACGCATCAATGGAGAATCGACTAAAAATGGTTGAATTAGCTACCAAGTCGTACCCTTATTTTAAAGTTGAAAGAATTGAGCTTGAACGTGGTGGAATTTCGTATACTTATCATACAATGGTTGCTTTATGTGAACGCGAGTCGGATGTAGAGTTTTATTTTATTATTGGTGGCGATATGATTGATTCGTTACATACATGGCATGAAATAGATAAATTAAGTAAAATTGTTCGTTTTATTGGATTCAAACGTCCTGGAACTAAGGCTGAAAATAAATTTGATGTAACAATGGTAGAAGCACCTGAAATCGATCTGTCGTCTACTTTAATCAGAAACCGTTTTCGAACGGGTGGTACATTAAAATTTTTATTACCTGAAGAAGTAGAGACGTATATTCGAAAGGAAGGTCTTTATGGGACGCGATGA
- the yhbY gene encoding ribosome assembly RNA-binding protein YhbY, whose protein sequence is MLTGKQKRFLRAEAHHLTPIFQVGKGGVNEQMLRQISEALEVRELIKVRILDNCEEEKHDVAEALAKGTRAELVQLIGLTVVLYKESKNNKKIVLPKVEKK, encoded by the coding sequence ATGCTAACAGGGAAACAAAAACGTTTTTTACGTGCAGAAGCACATCATTTAACACCAATCTTTCAAGTAGGTAAAGGTGGGGTTAATGAACAGATGCTTCGTCAAATTAGTGAGGCGCTTGAAGTTCGTGAATTAATAAAAGTGCGCATTTTAGATAATTGCGAAGAAGAAAAGCATGATGTAGCAGAAGCGCTTGCTAAAGGAACACGTGCAGAACTTGTACAATTAATTGGCTTAACAGTCGTTTTATATAAAGAATCTAAAAATAATAAAAAGATTGTATTACCAAAAGTCGAAAAGAAATAA